One Prolixibacteraceae bacterium DNA segment encodes these proteins:
- a CDS encoding glycoside hydrolase family 3 C-terminal domain-containing protein has translation MKIYLYRKLILSLLLLVVSSSLVSAQEEQDIETKIDQILSQLTLEEKVKLCHAQSKFSVPGVARLGIPELWMSDGPHGVRAEISWDSWKHAGWTNDSCTAFPALTALASTFNPALSREFGVAIGEEARYRHKDVLLGPGVNIYRTPLNGRNFEYMGEDPFLASTMVVPYIHGVQQNKVAACVKHYALNNQEVLRNEIDVVVDKRALHEIYLPAFKAAVVQGKVWSIMGAYNKYEGVYCCENKSLNIDILKRKWGFDGVVISDWAAAHSTKGSALYGLDIEMGTGTNGLTTSVANSYDSYYLATPLLKMLQNGQIEESVVNDKARRVLRLMMRTTMVPNRPYGSKGSKAHFDVARKVAEEGMILLRNQNNTLPIDEKSNIKIAVIGQNAVKKMTLGGGSSELKAIHEISPLQGIKDAFPEATVTHTFGYTAGETVYDVLTYPKENQDSLAMVAINQAKEADMVIFVGGLNKNYQQDCENGDRTGYNLPYNQDQLIENIANVNSNVVVVLVSGNAVAMPWRSDVKAIVQAWYSGSETGSALGNILSGKVNPSGKLPITFPKQLDDSPAHTFGKQGYPGIAKKVYYKEGILVGYRWFDTKKIDPLYCFGYGLSYTNFKMDKIHSDRKSYDKEDVITVKGEIENTGKVSGSEVIQVYVEDVKSSVLKPLQELKGFKKIKLNPLEKKTFQIKIPVSSLNYYDADNEKWVVESGRYRLRVGTSSRDIIKNIYVEVK, from the coding sequence ATGAAAATATATTTATATCGTAAACTCATTTTATCTCTTCTTCTTCTTGTCGTTTCCTCCTCTTTGGTTTCGGCACAAGAGGAACAGGATATTGAAACTAAGATAGATCAAATTCTTTCACAATTAACCTTAGAGGAGAAAGTTAAGTTGTGTCATGCACAATCTAAATTTAGTGTTCCAGGTGTCGCTCGATTAGGAATACCTGAGTTATGGATGTCTGATGGTCCTCATGGAGTTCGTGCTGAGATCTCATGGGATAGTTGGAAACATGCTGGTTGGACCAATGATTCGTGTACTGCTTTTCCTGCTTTGACTGCCTTGGCTTCTACGTTTAATCCCGCACTTTCTCGTGAGTTTGGTGTTGCTATCGGTGAGGAGGCTCGTTATCGTCATAAAGATGTCCTTTTGGGACCTGGTGTCAATATCTATCGAACTCCTCTTAATGGTCGTAACTTTGAATATATGGGAGAGGACCCTTTTCTAGCATCTACGATGGTGGTTCCTTATATTCATGGAGTGCAACAAAACAAAGTGGCTGCTTGTGTTAAGCATTATGCTTTGAATAATCAGGAGGTTCTTAGAAATGAGATTGATGTAGTAGTAGATAAAAGAGCCCTTCATGAGATATATCTACCTGCCTTCAAAGCAGCTGTGGTTCAAGGTAAGGTGTGGTCTATTATGGGAGCGTATAATAAATATGAAGGTGTTTATTGTTGTGAAAACAAGTCTTTAAATATCGATATCTTAAAGCGTAAGTGGGGCTTTGATGGGGTGGTGATCTCTGATTGGGCTGCGGCACACTCTACTAAAGGATCTGCACTCTATGGTTTAGATATTGAAATGGGAACAGGAACCAATGGTTTGACTACTAGTGTTGCCAATAGTTATGATTCCTATTATTTAGCCACTCCTCTTCTTAAGATGCTTCAGAATGGTCAGATCGAAGAATCGGTAGTGAATGATAAAGCAAGACGCGTGTTGAGATTGATGATGCGTACCACAATGGTTCCTAATAGACCATATGGAAGTAAAGGGTCTAAAGCACATTTTGATGTAGCAAGAAAAGTGGCAGAAGAGGGAATGATCTTGTTGAGAAATCAAAACAATACCCTTCCTATCGATGAAAAGAGTAATATAAAGATCGCAGTCATTGGACAAAATGCAGTGAAGAAGATGACTCTTGGTGGCGGTTCTTCTGAATTAAAGGCGATTCATGAGATATCTCCTCTTCAGGGGATAAAAGATGCTTTTCCTGAAGCAACAGTAACCCATACCTTTGGTTACACCGCAGGGGAAACTGTTTATGATGTTCTTACTTATCCAAAAGAGAATCAGGACTCTCTTGCAATGGTTGCTATAAATCAAGCTAAAGAGGCGGATATGGTAATCTTCGTTGGAGGATTAAATAAGAACTACCAGCAAGATTGTGAAAATGGGGATAGAACAGGATATAACTTACCTTACAATCAAGATCAGTTAATAGAGAATATTGCAAATGTGAATTCTAATGTGGTGGTGGTTCTTGTGAGTGGTAATGCAGTAGCGATGCCGTGGCGTTCTGATGTGAAGGCAATTGTTCAAGCATGGTATTCGGGCAGTGAAACGGGTTCGGCATTAGGAAATATTCTTTCTGGTAAGGTGAACCCTTCAGGAAAATTACCAATAACTTTTCCTAAACAGCTTGACGATAGCCCTGCACATACTTTTGGGAAACAAGGATATCCAGGAATAGCCAAAAAGGTATATTATAAAGAGGGGATCTTAGTAGGTTACCGTTGGTTTGATACAAAAAAGATTGATCCTTTATACTGTTTCGGTTATGGATTGTCTTACACAAACTTTAAGATGGATAAGATACATTCAGATCGTAAAAGTTATGACAAAGAGGATGTGATTACTGTGAAAGGAGAGATTGAGAATACTGGTAAAGTGTCCGGCTCAGAGGTGATTCAAGTTTATGTGGAGGATGTGAAGTCTTCTGTTTTAAAACCACTTCAGGAGTTAAAGGGTTTCAAAAAAATAAAGTTAAACCCATTGGAAAAAAAGACATTTCAGATAAAGATACCTGTCTCTTCTTTAAATTATTATGATGCGGATAATGAAAAATGGGTAGTAGAGTCTGGACGTTATCGTCTAAGAGTTGGCACCTCTTCTCGTGATATTATAAAAAATATTTATGTTGAAGTAAAATAA
- a CDS encoding TonB-dependent receptor, which translates to MKYNLILFILLCFGFSAYAQDINLKGVVTSKEDALTLPGVSIVVKGTNIGTVTDFNGKYSLKVPEGSTVVFSFVGMKTQEVVADRNTLNVTLKNSISDIDEVVVVGYGVQKKALVTGANVNVKGEDIEKMNTGTAMEALQGVTPGVSITRNNGAPGSGTKVSIRGLGTIGNSNPLYIVDGVAVGNIDYLSSSDIESIDVLKDAASAAIYGSRAANGVVLVTTKKAKKGSKPSVSYDGYYGVQNIYKNVAPLNAQEYMYVMDEGRVNDGLAPHNWEQELMANNWLNSNYPNELGTQLGQEVWDKLQNGWSGTNWIDEMTKKDAPVQSHSINITGASEDITYAMGFSYFDQSSIIGGDITDAGYKRITARINTQMILFKNERHSILTVGENFTYTNTENRAVSTGNIYDNDLHNAIVQNPLMPAYWNKSPDRKGYTPTLEGVDNSQTNPLAVLYYKKNYNWGKSNNLVGNVFAELEPIKNLKLRSSFGVNSWYGHNRSWAPTYQLGVLYNNSLDAASQSMYQGVDYTWTNTINYDLDLDKHKFQFLVGSEMLKNVLNMNVGGRKSGTTFGKPDYAYLDNVKKDKITGIDTWGKDWAAQGGGLMSYMARVSYNFNEKYILDATVRSDGSSNFSEDKRWGVFPSVSAGWNFSEEEFLSNLSMLNYGKLRASWGQNGNQSIDNFIYSSNISYIDPGYFFGDTKPISGSTAIPANVPNPDVTWETSEQLNFGVDTRWFDSKLSFTFDWYKKTTKDWLVVAPIQGTAGASAPFINGGNIENSGVELSLGWNDNLGDFSYGVTLSGTYNKNRVTKLDNSEGIITGPSNVLSQGTSYISRVEVGKPIGYFYGYQTDGILQNQDEVDQYVGPDGNAFFEDQRMGDVRFVDQNSDGVIDEKDKVMLGDPRPDYELGIQLNAEYKGIYANMTMTGKFGMQVMQSYRSFADKFDQNYTTQIFDRWHGEGTSDRLPRLSSSSHRNTNFISDIFMHDADYLRISNLTVGYDFSKMLNDVSWMRSAKVYISVNNLYTFTKYDGMDPEVSYGHDANWASGIDLGLYPLPRTVMMGVNIAF; encoded by the coding sequence ATGAAATACAATCTTATTTTATTTATACTTCTTTGCTTTGGTTTTTCTGCATATGCCCAAGATATCAATCTGAAGGGTGTTGTAACAAGCAAAGAGGATGCTCTAACCCTACCGGGTGTCTCTATCGTGGTAAAGGGTACAAACATAGGAACTGTTACGGATTTTAATGGTAAATACTCATTGAAGGTTCCTGAAGGTAGTACAGTAGTATTCTCTTTTGTTGGGATGAAAACACAAGAGGTGGTCGCAGATCGAAACACTTTAAACGTAACTTTGAAGAATTCGATATCTGATATTGATGAGGTGGTTGTTGTAGGATATGGGGTTCAAAAAAAGGCTTTGGTGACGGGTGCCAATGTGAATGTAAAAGGAGAAGATATTGAGAAAATGAATACAGGTACTGCCATGGAAGCGCTACAAGGTGTTACTCCAGGGGTATCAATCACACGAAATAATGGTGCTCCCGGATCTGGAACCAAAGTGTCTATTCGTGGTCTTGGTACTATTGGCAACTCAAATCCATTGTATATTGTGGATGGTGTTGCCGTTGGAAATATCGATTATTTGAGTAGTTCTGATATCGAATCTATTGATGTGTTAAAAGATGCTGCTTCTGCTGCTATTTATGGTTCGAGGGCTGCCAATGGAGTGGTGCTTGTTACTACAAAAAAAGCAAAAAAGGGAAGTAAACCGTCTGTCTCTTATGATGGCTATTATGGAGTACAGAACATCTATAAAAACGTCGCACCTCTAAATGCACAGGAGTATATGTACGTGATGGATGAGGGCCGTGTAAACGATGGTTTGGCACCTCATAATTGGGAACAAGAGCTGATGGCTAACAATTGGCTAAATAGTAACTATCCGAATGAATTAGGAACACAATTAGGACAAGAAGTTTGGGATAAGCTGCAAAATGGTTGGTCTGGAACCAATTGGATTGATGAGATGACTAAGAAAGATGCACCAGTACAGAGTCATTCTATCAATATTACTGGAGCTTCCGAAGATATTACTTATGCAATGGGATTCTCGTACTTCGATCAAAGTAGTATTATCGGAGGAGATATTACGGATGCTGGATATAAAAGGATTACTGCTCGTATCAATACACAGATGATTCTCTTTAAGAATGAACGTCATAGTATTCTAACTGTTGGGGAGAATTTTACCTATACAAATACCGAGAACAGGGCCGTTTCTACTGGAAATATCTATGATAATGATCTACATAATGCCATTGTTCAGAATCCATTGATGCCTGCATATTGGAATAAATCGCCTGATAGAAAAGGTTACACTCCGACACTAGAAGGGGTTGATAATAGCCAAACCAATCCCCTTGCCGTCCTATATTATAAGAAGAACTATAATTGGGGTAAGAGCAATAATCTTGTAGGAAATGTATTTGCCGAGCTGGAACCAATTAAGAACTTAAAGTTACGCTCTTCTTTTGGTGTGAATAGTTGGTATGGACATAACCGTTCATGGGCTCCTACTTATCAGTTAGGCGTATTATATAATAACTCTCTCGATGCTGCATCTCAAAGTATGTACCAAGGAGTAGATTATACTTGGACCAATACCATCAATTATGATTTAGATTTAGATAAACATAAATTTCAGTTCCTTGTGGGTAGCGAGATGCTGAAGAATGTATTGAATATGAATGTGGGTGGTCGCAAATCAGGGACTACTTTTGGAAAACCAGATTATGCCTATCTAGACAATGTAAAGAAAGATAAGATCACTGGAATTGATACTTGGGGTAAAGATTGGGCAGCTCAAGGTGGTGGCTTGATGTCGTATATGGCAAGGGTAAGTTACAACTTCAATGAGAAGTATATCTTAGACGCAACTGTGCGTTCAGATGGTTCCTCTAATTTTTCAGAAGATAAGCGTTGGGGAGTTTTCCCTTCTGTCTCTGCTGGGTGGAACTTTTCTGAAGAGGAGTTTCTATCGAACCTTTCTATGTTAAATTATGGTAAGTTAAGAGCGAGTTGGGGACAAAATGGAAACCAGTCAATAGATAACTTTATCTATAGTTCAAATATTTCCTATATCGATCCTGGTTATTTCTTTGGGGATACCAAACCGATATCGGGCTCAACAGCAATTCCTGCAAACGTTCCCAATCCGGATGTAACATGGGAGACTTCTGAACAGTTAAACTTTGGTGTTGATACTCGTTGGTTTGATTCGAAGTTGTCATTTACTTTTGATTGGTATAAAAAGACTACCAAAGATTGGTTGGTGGTGGCTCCGATTCAAGGAACTGCAGGTGCTAGCGCTCCATTTATCAATGGTGGTAATATCGAAAATAGTGGGGTCGAGCTCTCTTTGGGATGGAACGATAATCTAGGCGATTTTTCTTATGGAGTGACTCTTAGTGGGACCTATAATAAAAACCGTGTCACGAAGTTAGACAATTCCGAAGGAATTATCACAGGACCGTCTAATGTGCTTTCTCAAGGAACATCTTATATCTCGAGAGTTGAAGTTGGAAAACCGATAGGTTATTTCTACGGATATCAGACGGATGGAATCCTTCAAAATCAAGATGAGGTAGATCAATATGTAGGGCCTGATGGAAATGCTTTCTTTGAGGATCAACGTATGGGAGATGTTCGTTTTGTCGACCAAAATAGTGATGGTGTGATTGACGAAAAAGATAAGGTGATGCTTGGTGATCCTCGTCCAGACTACGAACTAGGTATCCAATTGAATGCGGAGTACAAAGGGATCTATGCAAATATGACCATGACAGGTAAGTTTGGAATGCAGGTAATGCAGTCCTATAGATCCTTTGCCGATAAGTTTGACCAGAACTATACGACACAAATTTTTGATCGTTGGCATGGTGAAGGTACTTCGGATCGACTACCAAGACTAAGCTCTTCGTCTCACCGAAATACGAATTTTATATCGGATATATTTATGCATGATGCAGATTATCTGCGCATAAGTAATTTAACTGTTGGTTATGATTTTAGCAAAATGTTGAACGATGTGTCGTGGATGAGATCTGCAAAGGTCTATATCTCTGTAAACAACCTTTACACTTTTACTAAGTATGACGGAATGGACCCAGAGGTCTCATATGGACATGATGCAAACTGGGCTTCAGGAATCGATTTAGGTCTTTACCCACTTCCTCGTACAGTGATGATGGGTGTAAACATTGCTTTTTAA
- a CDS encoding glycoside hydrolase family 3 C-terminal domain-containing protein, with protein sequence MKNIILYFSIIGALFIMASCQSSNEEDRVASLLEKMTLEEKIGQMCLINTPGNNLSDKDIQRLRNGEIGSVLNETNVDLINQFQREAVEKSRLGIPLLIGRDVVHGFKTMFPIPLGMAASWNPNLVKQSAVVAAKEAKSSGINWTFAPMVDLARDARWGRIAESFGEDPLLSAKLGVAMIQGFQSDTLNGKYKIAACAKHFAGYGAAEGGRDYNTALIPMRELYDQYFPAFEEAVDAGVFSIMTSFNEIDGVPSTGNRFLLRDVLRDQWGFKGFVVSDWCSTTEMIVHGFAANPKEAAERSINAGVDMEMVATSFHDNIKTLLKEKKITMKEIDQAVLHILRVKESLNLFEDPYVDKNEQHQYAAPEDLLLAKKITSQSMVLLKNKNQILPLKLPSTKLALIGPLADKPYEQLGTWNFDGDVSLSITPRDAFTKRWGNKVSFTPGLNYSRDKSNDGFASAIANAKKADVVVFCAGEEAILSGEAHSRAGITLPGAQAALIKELKKTGKPIVLVIYAGRPLVLNDVEPYVDAIIYGWHPGTMGGEVLADIVDGTMNPSGKLPVTFPRSVGQIPMHYNHKNTGRPVDPKQWIPMDKIPIKAIQTSLGNTSHYLDDGYTPAYPFGYGLSYTNFDYGSIHLDKQVYDVSDTLRVTCDIRNTGDRDGTEIVQLYVRDLVGNVTRPVRELKAFKRVPLKSNQTKKVQFYLPVSTLAFHDMQMNRIVEPGRFQLWIGGDAIVKTSVYFQVK encoded by the coding sequence ATGAAAAATATCATATTATATTTCTCAATAATTGGAGCGCTTTTCATTATGGCTTCGTGCCAGTCGTCCAATGAAGAGGATCGAGTTGCTTCATTACTTGAAAAGATGACTTTAGAAGAGAAGATTGGTCAGATGTGTCTAATAAATACTCCTGGTAATAACCTTTCGGATAAAGATATTCAACGATTGAGAAATGGAGAGATTGGTTCTGTACTTAATGAGACCAATGTAGATCTGATAAATCAATTTCAGCGAGAAGCTGTTGAAAAAAGTAGATTAGGAATCCCTCTTTTAATAGGACGAGATGTCGTTCATGGCTTTAAAACAATGTTTCCTATTCCTTTAGGTATGGCTGCTTCGTGGAATCCAAACCTTGTAAAACAGTCGGCAGTGGTGGCAGCCAAAGAGGCTAAATCTTCAGGAATAAATTGGACTTTTGCTCCGATGGTTGATCTTGCACGAGATGCTCGATGGGGACGTATAGCAGAGAGTTTTGGAGAAGATCCTCTTTTAAGTGCTAAGTTAGGAGTGGCAATGATACAAGGGTTTCAAAGTGATACACTGAATGGAAAGTATAAGATCGCAGCTTGTGCCAAACATTTTGCAGGATATGGTGCTGCCGAAGGGGGACGTGACTATAATACTGCATTGATCCCAATGCGAGAACTTTACGATCAATATTTTCCTGCTTTTGAGGAAGCGGTGGATGCAGGAGTCTTCTCTATCATGACTAGTTTTAATGAAATTGATGGCGTTCCATCTACGGGAAATAGGTTTCTCTTAAGAGATGTTTTACGAGATCAGTGGGGGTTTAAAGGTTTTGTTGTAAGTGATTGGTGTTCTACTACAGAGATGATTGTTCATGGTTTTGCAGCCAATCCGAAGGAAGCTGCAGAAAGATCAATCAATGCCGGAGTGGATATGGAGATGGTGGCGACCTCTTTTCATGATAATATTAAGACGCTTCTTAAAGAGAAGAAGATTACCATGAAAGAGATTGATCAAGCGGTATTACATATTTTGAGGGTTAAAGAGTCACTGAACCTCTTTGAAGATCCTTATGTCGATAAAAATGAGCAACATCAATATGCTGCTCCTGAAGATCTTCTGTTGGCAAAGAAGATTACATCGCAAAGTATGGTATTGCTAAAGAATAAGAATCAAATTCTTCCATTGAAGTTGCCATCGACAAAGCTTGCATTGATAGGGCCCCTTGCGGATAAACCATACGAACAGCTTGGAACATGGAATTTCGATGGGGATGTGAGTTTATCGATCACACCAAGAGATGCATTTACAAAACGATGGGGGAATAAAGTGTCGTTTACTCCAGGATTAAATTATTCAAGAGATAAAAGCAACGATGGTTTTGCTAGTGCCATTGCCAATGCCAAGAAAGCTGACGTGGTCGTATTTTGTGCTGGAGAAGAGGCTATCCTTTCTGGTGAAGCACATTCACGAGCAGGCATCACTCTTCCTGGTGCACAAGCCGCATTGATTAAAGAGCTGAAGAAGACAGGTAAACCAATTGTTTTGGTGATATATGCTGGACGTCCTTTGGTCCTAAATGATGTAGAACCTTATGTGGATGCAATCATTTATGGTTGGCATCCTGGTACTATGGGAGGAGAGGTGTTAGCCGATATTGTGGACGGTACGATGAATCCTTCGGGTAAATTGCCTGTCACTTTCCCTCGTAGTGTGGGACAGATCCCAATGCACTATAATCATAAGAACACGGGTCGTCCTGTGGATCCGAAACAGTGGATCCCTATGGATAAAATACCGATTAAAGCAATACAGACTTCCTTAGGCAATACTTCTCACTATTTGGATGATGGATATACTCCTGCTTACCCATTTGGTTATGGATTGTCTTATACAAACTTTGATTATGGTTCAATTCATCTTGATAAACAAGTTTATGATGTGTCCGATACCTTACGAGTGACTTGTGATATTCGAAATACAGGAGACCGTGATGGTACCGAAATAGTACAACTTTATGTGAGGGATTTGGTTGGGAATGTGACAAGACCTGTTCGAGAGTTGAAAGCTTTTAAAAGAGTTCCTCTAAAATCTAATCAAACGAAAAAGGTGCAGTTCTATCTTCCTGTCTCCACTCTTGCTTTTCATGATATGCAGATGAATCGTATTGTAGAACCAGGTCGTTTTCAATTATGGATTGGTGGTGATGCCATTGTTAAGACCTCTGTCTATTTTCAAGTAAAATAG
- a CDS encoding RagB/SusD family nutrient uptake outer membrane protein, translating into MKFRYTILIAALIFSLVGCNDFLDTDNLYQKSLDNFYQTPTDIEEAMGGVYNALYVGGISSNEHVTANLLSDLMFSGGGPDDKLAKNIDGFNDPDEDTYKDLWVETYNGIYRCNAIIEKASTTDFTSFFKTEQASTDFKNQSVGEAYFMRGFLLFRAAKFFGGMPLILSTDAPRNVDRATFTETFSQIASDFKTASDMLPRDNALDISIDRYGHANVWVAKAYLARVYMFYTGYMTNIEKSATDVLPLVSEGELTKQMTVDALDDIIANSGYELASDFRNLWPYSYVNEAAGKDVLPWAANAGLSWVGQDGPHSSIGTGNKEVMFAQRFAFGNWDWDKGQSYNNRVCLYFGVRENSMVPFGQGWGWGTVNPMLYDQWDDSDTRKKGSILELGDADQGTDSYKGDVGDQETGYFNKKYTTLQHDGEDGVKGLFYYLYDMDNGDPLQLWAAQDFYYLRFADILLMQSELTETNVGLNRVRERAGLDAIAYSLDVLKEERMHEFAFEGIRWFDLVRWGDVEKAGANYFQRNIPISNMGVESVYNVTYRPETKGLLPIPESEIRLSNGVYKQNPGW; encoded by the coding sequence ATGAAATTTAGATATACGATATTGATCGCTGCCCTAATATTTTCCTTGGTAGGATGTAATGACTTTCTAGATACAGACAATCTATATCAAAAGAGTTTGGACAACTTTTACCAAACGCCTACCGATATTGAGGAGGCAATGGGTGGAGTCTACAATGCACTCTATGTTGGTGGCATCTCAAGTAATGAACATGTAACGGCCAACCTTCTTTCTGATTTGATGTTCTCTGGAGGGGGACCTGATGATAAATTAGCAAAAAACATTGATGGGTTTAATGATCCTGATGAAGATACCTATAAAGATCTATGGGTAGAGACTTATAATGGTATTTATCGTTGTAATGCCATTATTGAGAAGGCTAGTACAACCGACTTCACTAGTTTTTTTAAGACAGAACAAGCATCGACAGATTTTAAGAATCAATCAGTAGGAGAGGCCTATTTTATGAGAGGATTTCTTCTATTCAGAGCTGCAAAATTCTTTGGTGGAATGCCATTGATTCTCTCTACCGACGCTCCAAGAAATGTTGATAGAGCTACTTTTACAGAAACTTTTAGTCAGATCGCTAGCGACTTTAAAACCGCTTCTGATATGTTGCCTAGAGACAATGCATTGGATATTTCGATTGATCGTTATGGTCATGCGAATGTATGGGTAGCTAAAGCTTATTTGGCTAGAGTGTATATGTTCTATACTGGCTATATGACTAATATTGAGAAGAGTGCTACTGATGTGTTACCTCTTGTGTCAGAGGGGGAGTTAACCAAACAGATGACTGTAGATGCCTTGGATGATATTATTGCAAATAGTGGGTATGAGTTGGCTTCTGACTTCAGAAACCTTTGGCCATATTCGTATGTCAATGAAGCTGCAGGAAAGGATGTGCTTCCTTGGGCTGCCAATGCTGGACTCTCTTGGGTTGGACAGGATGGTCCTCACTCAAGTATTGGAACCGGAAATAAAGAGGTGATGTTTGCTCAACGTTTTGCTTTCGGTAATTGGGATTGGGATAAAGGTCAAAGCTATAATAACCGTGTTTGTCTCTATTTTGGTGTTCGTGAGAACTCAATGGTTCCTTTTGGACAAGGATGGGGTTGGGGTACTGTAAATCCGATGTTGTATGACCAATGGGATGACAGCGACACTCGTAAGAAAGGTTCAATATTGGAATTAGGGGATGCCGATCAAGGAACAGATAGTTATAAAGGGGATGTTGGAGATCAGGAAACTGGTTATTTCAATAAAAAATATACCACCCTTCAGCATGATGGAGAAGATGGTGTTAAAGGTCTCTTCTACTATCTATATGATATGGATAATGGTGATCCTCTACAGTTATGGGCTGCACAAGATTTTTACTACTTACGTTTTGCAGATATTCTTTTGATGCAATCAGAGTTGACAGAGACGAATGTTGGTTTAAATAGAGTTAGAGAAAGAGCAGGTCTTGATGCAATTGCTTACTCGTTAGATGTATTGAAAGAGGAGCGTATGCATGAATTTGCTTTTGAAGGGATTCGTTGGTTCGACCTTGTTAGATGGGGAGATGTGGAGAAAGCAGGAGCTAACTACTTTCAAAGAAACATTCCTATTTCTAATATGGGTGTGGAGAGTGTTTATAACGTGACTTATCGCCCAGAAACCAAAGGATTGTTGCCAATTCCTGAGTCGGAAATCCGCCTTTCTAATGGTGTATATAAACAAAATCCAGGATGGTAG